A genomic window from Candidatus Buchananbacteria bacterium CG10_big_fil_rev_8_21_14_0_10_42_9 includes:
- a CDS encoding single-stranded DNA-binding protein gives MDLNKVMLIGRLTRDPEARSTPSGQSVCSFSVATSRNWTDQQGQKQEKTEFHNIVAWGKLADICSQYLNKGKQVYIEGRLQTRDWEGQDGVKRYRTEVIMDNMIMLGSKGSGGGAPSGPSTPIITEDVPTGKSDTDKGKKGGDDEINVEDIPF, from the coding sequence AAGTCATGCTCATCGGCCGATTAACGCGAGACCCCGAAGCTCGCTCAACGCCTTCGGGCCAATCAGTTTGTTCGTTTTCTGTCGCTACTAGCCGAAACTGGACCGACCAACAAGGACAAAAACAAGAAAAAACAGAATTTCACAACATTGTTGCTTGGGGTAAATTAGCTGATATTTGCAGCCAGTATTTAAACAAGGGCAAGCAAGTCTATATTGAAGGTCGATTGCAAACTCGTGATTGGGAAGGACAAGACGGCGTAAAGCGCTACCGCACAGAAGTGATAATGGATAATATGATTATGCTTGGATCAAAAGGCAGCGGTGGCGGAGCACCAAGCGGGCCAAGCACACCAATTATTACTGAAGATGTACCGACAGGCAAATCAGATACTGACAAGGGTAAAAAAGGCGGGGATGATGAGATTAATGTAGAAGATATCCCGTTTTAA
- the rpsR gene encoding 30S ribosomal protein S18 — MKKKHKGPLAKDRYCFFCVNDFKEIDYKNTNVLRRFISSYAKIVPRKRSGVCAWHQRKLATAIKRARSMALLPFTSR; from the coding sequence ATGAAAAAAAAGCACAAAGGGCCATTAGCCAAAGACCGTTACTGTTTCTTTTGCGTTAATGACTTCAAGGAAATTGACTATAAAAATACAAACGTTTTGAGGCGTTTTATCTCTTCTTATGCCAAAATTGTACCGCGTAAAAGAAGCGGGGTATGTGCTTGGCATCAACGTAAATTGGCCACTGCCATCAAACGCGCGCGAAGCATGGCGTTATTACCTTTCACTTCACGGTAA
- the efp gene encoding elongation factor P, which yields MSINTLNDIKQGTNVLYQGEPYIVVEAKFVRMQQRKPVMQTKLKNLISGKVVEYNFKAGETVEEANLSRTKANFLYADDSGFNFMDETSYEQFSLDADVIGDKKDFLKEGNQIDVLNFEDKPVSISLPAKINLKVTSAPEGVKGDTAQGRVTKTAELETGATVQVPLFIKTGDTIKINTETGEYVERV from the coding sequence ATGTCAATAAACACACTAAATGACATCAAGCAAGGCACTAACGTCCTTTATCAGGGCGAACCTTATATTGTGGTGGAAGCTAAATTTGTTCGAATGCAACAACGCAAACCGGTTATGCAAACTAAGCTTAAGAATTTAATCTCGGGCAAAGTTGTAGAGTATAATTTCAAAGCCGGGGAAACAGTTGAGGAGGCAAATTTAAGCCGTACCAAAGCTAATTTTTTATATGCCGATGATTCTGGCTTTAACTTTATGGATGAAACAAGCTACGAACAGTTCTCGCTTGACGCTGATGTGATTGGCGATAAAAAAGACTTTCTAAAAGAAGGCAATCAAATTGACGTATTAAATTTTGAAGATAAGCCAGTTAGCATTTCTTTGCCGGCTAAAATTAATCTCAAGGTAACTTCGGCACCGGAAGGTGTTAAGGGCGACACGGCGCAGGGCCGAGTAACAAAAACTGCGGAATTAGAAACCGGCGCAACAGTGCAAGTCCCCCTCTTTATCAAAACTGGCGATACTATCAAAATCAACACTGAAACTGGAGAATACGTCGAGCGGGTATAA